One genomic region from Daphnia magna isolate NIES unplaced genomic scaffold, ASM2063170v1.1 Dm_contigs392, whole genome shotgun sequence encodes:
- the LOC123468631 gene encoding uncharacterized protein LOC123468631 isoform X3 — MGRRYCCVENCSNKEGNHTVLSFFSIPKVNVHSKVNSVVAIRTQNRRKKWLEIIDPLNKLDLSRTNFVCSKHFVSGSPVDDCEDVAWVPSLMINNENDIQENNEEVNASNSECNLTDVIEDDHITDSVVIKNYLEANTSDVQKEHQSSRSVAFLESEILHLKLECEKLKEEKTRFMDHLKDSSNQILELTKEACIKYSYQHFYFGRENEK, encoded by the exons atgggtaGGCGTTATTGCTGTGTTGAAAACTGTTCTAACAAAGAAGGGAATCATAcagttttaagttttttttctattcccAAAGTGAATGTGCACTCTAAAGTGAATTCTGTTGTGGCTATTCGAACCCAAAACCGACGAAAAAAGTGGCTTGAAATTATCGATCCTTTAAACAAGCTAGATTTGTCACGTACAAATTTTGTCTGTTCTAAGCATTTTGTCTCAG GGTCACCCGTAGATGATTGTGAAGATGTAGCTTGGGTTCCTTCACTGATgataaataatgaaaatgacATTCAAGAAAATAACGAAGAAGTTAATGCTAGTAATTCTGAATGTAACTTGACTGATGTCATCGAAG ATGATCACATTACTGATTCAGTTGTCATTAAAAACTATTTAGAAGCTAATACGAGTGATGTGCAAAAAG aacATCAATCTTCTCGTTCTGTGGCTTTCTTGGAAAGTGAAATATTACACCTAAAATTGGAGTGTGAAAAGTTGAAGGAAGAAAAGACGAGATTCATGGATCATCTCAAGGATTCCTCAAACCAAATTCTTGAGTTAACAAAGGAG GCATGTATCAAGTATTCGTACCAACATTTCTATTTTGGCCGGGAGAACGAGAAGTAA